From the Clavibacter phaseoli genome, one window contains:
- a CDS encoding multifunctional oxoglutarate decarboxylase/oxoglutarate dehydrogenase thiamine pyrophosphate-binding subunit/dihydrolipoyllysine-residue succinyltransferase subunit, with product MSSQVTGTGTDDGSTGDFGANEWLVDEMYERFVVDKDSVDRSWWPILENYHTTVIEGREATPATGDQTAEAQIPDAASTSAPATTNTGAPASTPSPAAAGQPDAQAQQPATGSQPAARTTSIAPKQQPIPAQAPAKAPAKKGQEPTPPGEDEVSPLRGMAKSLATNMDASLTIPTATSVRTIPAKLMIDNRIVINNHLKRARGGKVSFTHLIGWALIQALKEFPSQNVHYDEVDGKPSVVSPAHINLGIAIDMPKPDGTRALLVPSIKGAEAMTFGEFLQAYEELVKKARGNKLAAGDFAGTTISLTNPGGIGTVHSVPRLMKGQGAIIGAGALEYPAEFQGSSPKTLVELGIGKTITLTSTYDHRVIQGAGSGEFLKIVHERLIGQHGFYEDIFAALRIPYDPIQWATDINVDLSERVSKTSRVQELINAYRVRGHLMADIDPLEYQQRTHPDLEITNHGLTFWDLDREFVTDGFGGRRQALLRDVLGILRDSYCRTIGIEYMHIQQPDERRWIQGKVEQPYAKPTHDEQMRILSKLNESEAFETFLQTKYVGQKRFSLEGGESTISLLDTLLQGAADHGLDEVAIGMAHRGRLNVLTNIAGKSYGQIFREFEGTQDPRTVQGSGDVKYHLGTEGTFRGVHGEEMPVYLAANPSHLEAVNGVLEGIVRAKQDRKPIGSFSVLPILVHGDASMAGQGVVFETLQLSQLRAYRTGGTVHIVINNQVGFTTPPSESRSSVYSTDVAKSIQAPIFHVNGDDPEAVARVAHLAFEFRQEFKKDVVIDLVCYRRRGHNEGDDPSMTQPLMYNLIEAKRSVRKLYTEALVGRGDITQEEYDAAQKDFQDRLERAFAETHAAQTSSIPIQTDDAGAVADLERPDSQQDDGHGEPETTGVSESVIHAVGDAHDNPPQGFSVHPKLQALMRKRLEMSRSGSIDWAFGELLAIGSLLLENTPVRLAGQDSRRGTFVQRHAVLHDRDNGQEWLPLANLSDRQARFWIYDTLLSEYAAMGFEYGYSVERPDALVLWEAQFGDFANGAQTIIDEFISSAEQKWGQRSSVVLLLPHGYEGQGPDHSSARIERFLQLCAEQNMTVARPSTPASYFHLLRRQAYSRPRRPLVVFTPKAMLRLRGATSDVEAFTSGRFEPVIDDVRIQDRGAVRRVLLHSGKVHYDLLGELEKRQDTSIALVRLEQFYPFPEEQVRRVVESYPDAEVVWVQDEPENQGAWPFVHVELGRAIPDRPVRVVSRPAAASPAAGSSKRHATEQSDLIARATAE from the coding sequence GTGTCGAGCCAGGTGACTGGTACGGGGACCGATGACGGTTCCACGGGCGACTTCGGAGCCAACGAGTGGCTCGTCGACGAGATGTACGAGAGGTTCGTGGTCGACAAGGACTCCGTCGACCGCAGCTGGTGGCCGATCCTGGAGAACTACCACACCACCGTGATCGAGGGCCGCGAGGCGACGCCGGCCACCGGCGACCAGACCGCCGAGGCGCAGATCCCGGACGCGGCGAGCACCTCGGCCCCCGCGACGACCAACACGGGGGCCCCGGCATCGACGCCGTCCCCCGCGGCCGCCGGCCAGCCCGACGCGCAGGCGCAACAGCCCGCCACCGGATCCCAGCCCGCCGCGCGCACGACGAGCATCGCCCCCAAGCAGCAGCCCATCCCCGCCCAGGCGCCCGCGAAGGCACCGGCGAAGAAGGGCCAGGAGCCGACGCCGCCCGGCGAGGACGAGGTCTCGCCCCTCCGCGGCATGGCGAAGTCCCTCGCGACCAACATGGACGCGTCGCTCACCATCCCGACCGCGACCAGCGTCCGCACCATTCCCGCGAAGCTGATGATCGACAACCGCATCGTCATCAACAACCACCTGAAGCGCGCCCGCGGCGGCAAGGTCTCCTTCACGCACCTCATCGGCTGGGCGCTCATCCAGGCGCTCAAGGAGTTCCCGAGCCAGAACGTGCACTACGACGAGGTCGATGGCAAGCCCAGCGTCGTCTCCCCCGCGCACATCAACCTCGGCATCGCGATCGACATGCCGAAGCCCGACGGCACGCGCGCGCTCCTCGTCCCGAGCATCAAGGGCGCCGAGGCCATGACCTTCGGCGAGTTCCTGCAGGCGTACGAAGAGCTGGTGAAGAAGGCGCGCGGCAACAAGCTCGCCGCGGGCGACTTCGCCGGCACCACCATCTCGCTCACGAACCCCGGCGGCATCGGCACCGTCCACTCGGTCCCCCGCCTCATGAAGGGCCAGGGCGCCATCATCGGCGCCGGCGCGCTCGAGTACCCGGCCGAGTTCCAGGGCTCCTCCCCCAAGACGCTCGTGGAGCTCGGCATCGGCAAGACCATCACGCTCACGAGCACCTACGACCACCGCGTCATCCAGGGCGCGGGCTCCGGCGAGTTCCTCAAGATCGTGCACGAGCGCCTCATCGGCCAGCACGGCTTCTACGAGGACATCTTCGCGGCGCTCCGCATCCCGTACGACCCGATCCAGTGGGCCACCGACATCAACGTCGACCTCTCCGAGCGGGTCTCCAAGACCAGCCGCGTGCAGGAGCTCATCAACGCGTACCGCGTCCGCGGGCACCTCATGGCGGACATCGACCCGCTCGAGTACCAGCAGCGCACGCACCCGGACCTCGAGATCACGAACCACGGGCTCACGTTCTGGGACCTCGACCGCGAGTTCGTCACCGACGGCTTCGGCGGCCGGCGCCAGGCGCTCCTGCGCGACGTCCTCGGGATCCTGCGCGACTCCTACTGCCGCACCATCGGCATCGAGTACATGCACATCCAGCAGCCCGACGAGCGCCGCTGGATCCAGGGCAAGGTCGAGCAGCCCTACGCGAAGCCCACGCACGACGAGCAGATGCGCATCCTCTCGAAGCTCAACGAGTCCGAGGCGTTCGAGACGTTCCTGCAGACCAAGTACGTCGGCCAGAAGCGCTTCAGCCTCGAGGGCGGCGAGTCCACCATCTCCCTCCTGGACACGCTGCTCCAGGGCGCGGCGGACCACGGCCTCGACGAGGTCGCGATCGGCATGGCCCACCGCGGCCGCCTCAACGTCCTCACCAACATCGCGGGCAAGAGCTACGGCCAGATCTTCCGCGAGTTCGAGGGCACGCAGGACCCGCGCACCGTCCAGGGATCCGGCGACGTGAAGTACCACCTCGGGACCGAGGGCACGTTCCGCGGCGTCCACGGCGAGGAGATGCCGGTGTACCTCGCGGCGAACCCGTCGCACCTCGAGGCCGTCAACGGCGTGCTCGAGGGCATCGTCCGCGCCAAGCAGGACCGGAAGCCCATCGGCTCGTTCTCCGTCCTGCCGATCCTCGTCCACGGCGACGCCTCGATGGCCGGCCAGGGCGTGGTCTTCGAGACCCTGCAGCTCTCGCAGCTGCGCGCGTACCGCACGGGCGGCACGGTCCACATCGTCATCAACAACCAGGTCGGCTTCACCACGCCGCCGTCGGAGTCCCGCTCGTCGGTGTACTCGACCGACGTGGCCAAGAGCATCCAGGCGCCGATCTTCCACGTGAACGGCGACGACCCCGAGGCCGTGGCCCGCGTCGCGCACCTCGCCTTCGAGTTCCGCCAGGAGTTCAAGAAGGACGTCGTCATCGACCTCGTCTGCTACCGCCGTCGCGGCCACAACGAGGGCGACGACCCGTCGATGACGCAGCCCCTCATGTACAACCTCATCGAGGCCAAGCGCTCGGTGCGGAAGCTGTACACGGAGGCGCTCGTCGGTCGCGGCGACATCACGCAGGAGGAGTACGACGCGGCGCAGAAGGACTTCCAGGACCGCCTGGAGCGCGCCTTCGCCGAGACGCACGCGGCGCAGACCTCGTCCATCCCGATCCAGACCGACGACGCCGGCGCGGTCGCGGACCTCGAGCGCCCCGACTCCCAGCAGGACGACGGCCACGGCGAGCCCGAGACCACGGGCGTCTCCGAGTCCGTGATCCACGCTGTCGGCGATGCGCACGACAACCCGCCGCAGGGCTTCTCCGTTCACCCGAAGCTGCAGGCGCTCATGCGCAAGCGGCTCGAGATGAGCCGGAGCGGATCCATCGATTGGGCCTTCGGCGAGCTCCTCGCCATCGGCTCCCTGCTGCTGGAGAACACGCCCGTCCGCCTCGCCGGCCAGGACTCGCGCCGCGGCACGTTCGTCCAGCGCCACGCGGTGCTGCACGACCGCGACAACGGCCAGGAGTGGCTGCCCCTCGCGAACCTCAGCGACCGGCAGGCCCGGTTCTGGATCTACGACACGCTGCTCAGCGAGTACGCGGCGATGGGCTTCGAGTACGGCTACTCGGTCGAGCGGCCCGACGCGCTGGTCCTGTGGGAGGCGCAGTTCGGCGACTTCGCCAACGGCGCGCAGACGATCATCGACGAGTTCATCTCCTCGGCCGAGCAGAAGTGGGGCCAGCGCTCGAGCGTCGTGCTGCTGCTGCCGCACGGCTACGAGGGCCAGGGTCCCGACCACTCGTCCGCGCGCATCGAGCGGTTCCTGCAGCTGTGCGCCGAGCAGAACATGACGGTCGCGCGTCCGTCGACGCCCGCGTCGTACTTCCACCTGCTGCGCCGCCAGGCGTACTCCCGACCCCGCCGCCCGCTCGTGGTCTTCACGCCGAAGGCCATGCTGCGGCTGCGCGGTGCCACGAGCGACGTCGAGGCCTTCACCTCGGGTCGCTTCGAGCCGGTGATCGACGACGTCCGCATCCAAGACCGCGGTGCCGTGCGCCGCGTGCTGCTCCACTCCGGCAAGGTGCACTACGACCTGCTGGGCGAGCTGGAGAAGCGTCAGGACACGTCCATCGCGCTCGTGCGGCTCGAGCAGTTCTACCCGTTCCCCGAGGAGCAGGTGCGCCGCGTCGTCGAGTCGTACCCGGACGCCGAGGTTGTCTGGGTGCAGGACGAGCCCGAGAACCAGGGCGCATGGCCGTTCGTGCACGTCGAGCTCGGCCGGGCGATCCCCGACCGCCCGGTGCGCGTCGTCTCCCGCCCGGCCGCCGCGTCGCCGGCCGCCGGCTCGAGCAAGCGCCACGCGACCGAGCAGTCGGACCTGATCGCGCGGGCCACCGCGGAGTGA